One stretch of Streptomyces agglomeratus DNA includes these proteins:
- a CDS encoding ABC transporter permease gives MVFYGRSLAWTGRTLRRYKKEVLRLLAEVSFGRGALAVVGGTVGVIAFLSFFTGTEVGLQGYAALNQLGTSNFVAFLSAYFNTREIAPLVAGLALSATVGAGFTAQLGAMRISEETDALEVMGVPSLPFLVTTRMIAGFVAVIPLYVVGLLSSYFAARTITTGYYGQSTGTYDHYFQQYLPPVDVLWSFGKVIVFAVVIILVHCYYGYYASGGPAGVGVAVGRGVRTSIVAINILDFFLSLAIWGANTTVRIAG, from the coding sequence ATGGTCTTCTACGGGCGATCCCTCGCCTGGACCGGCCGCACCCTGCGCCGCTACAAGAAGGAAGTGCTGCGCCTGCTCGCCGAGGTGAGCTTCGGCCGTGGCGCGCTCGCGGTTGTGGGAGGCACGGTCGGCGTCATCGCCTTCCTCTCCTTCTTCACCGGCACCGAGGTCGGCCTCCAGGGGTACGCCGCCCTCAACCAGCTCGGCACGTCCAACTTCGTGGCGTTCCTCTCCGCGTACTTCAACACCCGCGAGATCGCCCCGCTGGTGGCCGGACTCGCGCTGTCCGCGACGGTCGGCGCCGGCTTCACCGCCCAGCTCGGCGCGATGCGCATCAGTGAGGAGACCGACGCGCTGGAGGTGATGGGCGTACCGTCGCTGCCGTTCCTGGTCACCACGCGGATGATCGCCGGCTTCGTGGCCGTGATCCCGCTGTACGTCGTCGGCCTGCTGTCCTCCTACTTCGCCGCCCGCACCATCACCACCGGCTACTACGGGCAGTCCACCGGAACGTACGACCACTACTTCCAGCAGTACCTGCCACCGGTCGACGTGCTCTGGTCCTTCGGCAAGGTGATCGTCTTCGCCGTCGTGATCATCCTGGTGCACTGCTACTACGGCTATTACGCGAGCGGCGGCCCGGCCGGTGTCGGTGTCGCGGTCGGACGCGGCGTGCGGACGTCGATCGTGGCCATCAACATCCTCGACTTCTTCCTCAGCCTGGCCATCTGGGGAGCCAACACGACCGTACGGATAGCGGGGTAG
- a CDS encoding MlaE family ABC transporter permease, translating to MSLSPTGALKHSGSLFAMALDVLRTLPRRPFQLREFIQQAWFIASVTILPTALVSIPFGAVIALQIGSLTRQLGAQSFSGAASVLAVLREASPIVTALLIAGAGGTAICADLGARKIREEIDAMQVLGIDPIHRLVVPRVLATMLVAVLLNGLVSVVGVAGGYFFNVVMQNGTPGAYLASFTTLAQLSDLWAAELKALVFGAIAAIVASYKGLNAQGGPKGVGDAVNQSVVITFMLLFVTNFVMTAVYFQLVPQRG from the coding sequence GTGAGTCTGTCCCCCACCGGAGCCCTGAAACACTCCGGCAGCCTCTTCGCCATGGCCCTGGACGTCCTCAGGACCCTCCCCAGGCGCCCCTTCCAGCTGCGGGAGTTCATCCAGCAGGCATGGTTCATCGCCAGTGTCACCATCCTCCCCACCGCCCTCGTCTCCATCCCCTTCGGCGCCGTCATCGCGCTCCAGATCGGCAGCCTGACCCGGCAGCTCGGTGCTCAGTCGTTCTCCGGCGCCGCCTCGGTGCTCGCCGTGCTGCGCGAAGCCTCACCCATCGTCACGGCGCTGCTCATCGCCGGCGCCGGCGGCACCGCGATCTGCGCGGACCTCGGGGCACGGAAGATCCGCGAGGAGATCGACGCGATGCAGGTGCTCGGCATCGACCCGATCCACCGGCTGGTCGTCCCCCGGGTGCTGGCCACGATGCTGGTGGCGGTCCTGCTCAACGGCCTGGTCTCCGTCGTCGGAGTGGCCGGTGGTTACTTCTTCAACGTCGTCATGCAAAACGGCACCCCCGGCGCCTACCTGGCCTCCTTCACCACCCTCGCGCAGCTCTCCGATCTGTGGGCGGCCGAGCTGAAGGCCCTCGTCTTCGGCGCCATCGCCGCGATCGTCGCCTCGTACAAGGGCCTCAACGCCCAGGGCGGGCCGAAGGGCGTCGGTGACGCCGTGAACCAGTCCGTCGTCATCACCTTCATGTTGCTGTTCGTGACGAACTTCGTGATGACCGCCGTGTACTTCCAACTCGTCCCGCAGAGAGGTTAG
- a CDS encoding ABC transporter ATP-binding protein, whose translation MGVEICVEGLTKSFGHQVIWQDVSLTLPAGEVSVMLGPSGTGKSVFLKTLVGLLKPERGSIKIAGQDITKLRERDLYEVRKLFGVLFQDGALFGSMSLYDNIAFPLREHTRKPESEVRRIVLEKMDMVGLIGAEDKLPGEISGGMRKRAGLARALVLDPEIILFDEPDSGLDPVRVAYLNQLIVDLNAQIDATFLIVTHDIASARLVPDNIGLLFRRELVMFGPREDLLTSDEPVVRQFLNGRMQGPIGMAEEKDAAQVEQELADLGNGVGQNAGEESTTAMTPRLLPSPGVTRPPRWQAIAEREVETRRKAEPPGKAEPHDQAEPPQKAEPHDETESPQKTEPPQKSEPHDEAESPRKKGEEVADA comes from the coding sequence ATGGGCGTCGAGATCTGCGTGGAAGGGTTGACGAAATCCTTCGGCCACCAGGTCATCTGGCAGGACGTGTCGTTGACACTGCCCGCCGGTGAGGTATCCGTCATGCTCGGCCCCTCGGGTACGGGAAAGTCGGTGTTTCTCAAGACGCTCGTGGGACTGCTCAAGCCGGAGCGGGGATCGATCAAGATCGCCGGACAGGACATCACCAAGCTCCGCGAGCGCGATCTGTACGAGGTTCGCAAGCTCTTCGGGGTCCTGTTCCAGGACGGCGCGCTCTTCGGATCGATGAGTCTGTACGACAACATCGCCTTTCCGCTGCGCGAGCACACCCGCAAGCCGGAGAGCGAGGTCAGACGGATCGTCCTGGAAAAGATGGACATGGTCGGTCTGATCGGTGCCGAGGACAAACTGCCCGGCGAGATATCCGGCGGTATGCGAAAGCGGGCGGGACTGGCGCGGGCGCTGGTGCTCGACCCGGAGATCATCCTGTTCGACGAACCGGACTCCGGGCTCGACCCGGTGCGAGTGGCCTATCTCAACCAGCTGATCGTCGACCTGAACGCGCAGATCGACGCGACCTTCCTCATCGTTACCCACGACATCGCCTCGGCCCGCCTGGTCCCCGACAACATCGGGCTGCTCTTCCGGCGCGAGCTGGTGATGTTCGGTCCGCGCGAGGACTTGCTCACCAGCGACGAGCCGGTCGTACGGCAGTTCCTCAACGGCCGTATGCAGGGACCGATCGGCATGGCGGAGGAGAAGGACGCCGCCCAGGTCGAGCAGGAGCTCGCCGATCTCGGCAACGGCGTCGGACAGAACGCCGGCGAAGAGTCCACGACGGCCATGACCCCGCGCCTGCTGCCCAGCCCCGGAGTCACCCGCCCGCCCCGCTGGCAGGCGATCGCCGAACGCGAGGTGGAGACGCGCCGAAAGGCGGAGCCCCCCGGGAAGGCGGAGCCACACGACCAGGCGGAGCCACCTCAGAAGGCGGAGCCACACGACGAGACGGAGTCACCCCAGAAGACGGAGCCACCCCAGAAATCGGAGCCACACGACGAGGCGGAGTCGCCCCGGAAGAAGGGAGAGGAGGTGGCGGACGCGTGA
- a CDS encoding RNA polymerase sigma factor, producing the protein MATDTHPAHLARPGDEGAHLRWQRMWGHREHLLKVARRRSMSAEDAEDAVQEAMLRGAQYAHLDDARMGAWLTTVTMRLCVDRYRQVHREAQVSGTRTLTAPGPVPVEETVCDRAEAKWLANRSKELPARQAEALRLKSEDRDVGQIAREMDLSYEAVESLLARARRTLRKSLAATLALGLWLIGRGRDQASQAGGHAPALAAASAAATLAVAGLVVPFTYESGQQRPASQPGTSEVREEVDAAGYEIPGASPDSPDSPDSPDSPDSPDSPDSPGSPGPSVRSEAAGSRPPGGETSPTALPTGSAEVPLPGVRAPEVRAPEVTLPEVSAPLPDAPDTPQLPAAPSLPETTAVPDVVAPVSTTVPAPVSAPLPADVPADVPADVPADVPAGTSDEAPHTGVRR; encoded by the coding sequence ATGGCGACGGATACGCACCCCGCTCACCTGGCGCGACCCGGTGACGAAGGGGCCCATCTGCGGTGGCAGCGCATGTGGGGCCATCGCGAGCACCTGCTCAAGGTGGCGCGTCGCCGCTCCATGAGCGCCGAGGACGCCGAAGACGCCGTACAAGAGGCCATGCTGCGCGGCGCGCAGTACGCGCACCTCGACGACGCGCGGATGGGCGCATGGCTGACGACGGTGACCATGCGCCTGTGCGTCGACCGGTACCGGCAGGTCCACCGGGAGGCCCAGGTGTCGGGCACCCGGACGCTCACCGCCCCCGGCCCCGTCCCCGTCGAGGAGACGGTGTGCGACCGGGCGGAGGCCAAGTGGCTGGCGAACCGGAGCAAGGAGCTGCCCGCCCGCCAGGCGGAGGCACTCCGGCTCAAGTCGGAGGACCGGGACGTCGGACAGATCGCCCGGGAGATGGACCTCAGTTACGAAGCGGTCGAGTCGCTGCTGGCCAGGGCCCGGCGTACGCTCCGCAAGTCGCTGGCCGCAACGCTGGCGCTCGGCCTGTGGCTGATCGGACGCGGCCGGGACCAGGCCAGTCAGGCGGGCGGGCATGCCCCGGCGCTCGCCGCGGCATCCGCGGCGGCGACGCTGGCCGTGGCAGGACTGGTCGTGCCCTTCACGTACGAGTCGGGTCAGCAACGGCCCGCGTCGCAGCCCGGCACGTCGGAGGTGCGGGAGGAGGTGGACGCGGCCGGCTACGAAATTCCGGGTGCTTCGCCGGACTCCCCGGACTCCCCGGACTCCCCGGACTCCCCGGACTCCCCGGACTCCCCGGACTCCCCGGGATCTCCGGGCCCGTCGGTTCGCTCCGAAGCCGCAGGCTCTCGCCCTCCGGGCGGGGAGACGTCACCGACCGCGCTGCCGACGGGGTCGGCCGAGGTTCCCCTGCCGGGGGTTCGGGCGCCGGAGGTCCGGGCACCGGAGGTGACACTGCCGGAGGTCTCGGCACCGCTCCCGGACGCCCCGGACACTCCCCAACTGCCCGCCGCACCGTCGCTGCCGGAGACCACTGCCGTGCCGGACGTTGTCGCGCCCGTCTCCACCACCGTTCCCGCGCCCGTCTCCGCCCCTCTCCCCGCGGACGTTCCCGCGGATGTGCCTGCCGACGTGCCTGCCGACGTGCCGGCCGGCACGTCGGACGAGGCTCCGCACACCGGCGTACGCCGCTGA
- a CDS encoding lytic transglycosylase domain-containing protein yields the protein MAGRIRRGVTGTAAAAAAMVALTGSQGPGAAAWASAPERAGAAPRLGISGDTHYYRELPPLVVRYLSGSSAPSSPGAGPVVTIGRAAVPGTVLAAYRKAESALARSAPECDLRWQLLAAIGQVESGQARGGRVDAAGTTYTPIIGPQLNGRGFAEIRDTDGGAYDGDSSYDHAVGPMQFIPSTWARWGADGNGDGSADPHNVHDAALAAGRYLCAGGRSLSRSRDIDRAILSYNHSREYLRVVLSWYGYFRDGHRVVPGLSGTGSGPASASGSGSGSRPGSASGTKPGSSGTARTATPQPRAGAVPSRPASAPPSASSKPSPRATPRPTPKPSPSDSPVGGVAPAPPPATTSGTGIELPGDGVLPDGNGGTLAGNG from the coding sequence ATGGCTGGACGGATACGCAGAGGTGTGACGGGGACGGCGGCCGCGGCGGCGGCCATGGTGGCACTGACCGGGTCGCAGGGGCCGGGTGCCGCGGCGTGGGCCTCCGCTCCCGAGAGGGCCGGCGCAGCACCACGCCTGGGCATTTCGGGTGATACGCACTATTACCGCGAGCTGCCCCCACTGGTGGTGCGCTACTTGTCCGGTTCATCCGCGCCTTCGTCCCCGGGAGCCGGCCCCGTCGTCACGATCGGCCGGGCAGCGGTGCCCGGCACAGTCCTCGCCGCGTACCGGAAGGCGGAGTCGGCGCTCGCCCGGAGCGCGCCGGAATGCGATCTGCGCTGGCAGTTGCTCGCGGCGATCGGTCAAGTGGAGTCCGGTCAGGCGCGGGGCGGGCGGGTGGACGCGGCCGGTACGACGTACACGCCCATCATCGGACCGCAGCTGAACGGCCGCGGATTCGCGGAGATCCGGGACACCGACGGCGGTGCGTATGACGGCGACAGCTCCTACGACCACGCCGTCGGCCCCATGCAGTTCATCCCGTCCACCTGGGCCAGGTGGGGCGCCGACGGCAACGGCGACGGCAGCGCGGACCCCCACAACGTCCACGACGCGGCGCTGGCGGCGGGCCGTTACCTGTGCGCGGGCGGTCGCAGCCTCTCGCGGTCACGAGACATCGACCGCGCGATCCTCTCCTACAACCACTCCCGGGAATACCTCCGTGTCGTCCTGTCCTGGTACGGCTACTTCAGGGACGGCCACCGCGTGGTGCCGGGCTTGAGCGGTACGGGTTCCGGTCCCGCTTCCGCTTCCGGTTCGGGTTCGGGTTCGCGTCCGGGTTCCGCTTCCGGTACGAAGCCGGGCTCTTCCGGCACCGCGCGGACGGCCACTCCGCAGCCGCGTGCCGGGGCGGTCCCCTCCCGGCCGGCGTCCGCGCCGCCGTCGGCCTCGTCGAAGCCGTCTCCGAGGGCCACTCCGAGGCCCACCCCGAAGCCGTCGCCGTCCGACAGCCCGGTCGGCGGGGTGGCGCCGGCGCCGCCTCCGGCCACCACTTCAGGCACCGGCATCGAGTTGCCGGGTGACGGTGTCCTCCCGGACGGTAACGGCGGGACGCTGGCCGGCAACGGTTAG
- the melC1 gene encoding apotyrosinase chaperone MelC1, translated as MSQLSRRRALGASATALAGLALTGFVRTAAPSGPPAAEHGNRAHSPGGSGHTPTQPKPFDESFKGRRIQGAPSHHGGHHGVGYSVHIDGEELHVMQNADGTWISVVNHYETFTSPRAVARAAVVELQGSQLEPLL; from the coding sequence ATGTCTCAACTAAGCCGACGCCGCGCCCTAGGCGCCTCCGCCACAGCTCTGGCCGGCCTCGCTCTGACGGGCTTCGTGCGCACGGCCGCGCCGTCCGGTCCTCCGGCCGCCGAACACGGCAACCGGGCTCACTCCCCGGGGGGCTCCGGGCACACACCCACACAGCCGAAGCCGTTCGACGAGTCCTTCAAAGGACGTCGCATACAAGGTGCGCCGTCACATCACGGAGGACACCACGGCGTGGGTTACTCCGTGCACATCGACGGCGAGGAACTGCACGTGATGCAGAACGCCGACGGCACGTGGATCAGCGTGGTCAACCACTACGAGACGTTCACCAGCCCGCGGGCCGTGGCTCGCGCCGCCGTGGTCGAACTTCAGGGATCGCAGCTCGAACCCCTGCTCTGA
- the melC2 gene encoding tyrosinase MelC2, with amino-acid sequence MTVRKNQAHLTPTEKRNFVDALLELKRSGRYDTFVTTHNAFIMSDTDNGDRVGHRSPSFLPWHRRFLIQFEQALQAVNPEVALPYWDWTVDRSPTSSLWAADFLGGTGRSRDGQVSDGAFAVTAGKWPVSVRVDGRGFLRRALGSGGQQLPTRAEVDAVLAMPTYDTAPWNSASDGFRNHLEGWRGVNLHNRVHVWVGGQMGTGVSPNDPVFWMHHAFIDRLWAQWQARHPGSTYLPAVQTRNVVSLNDVMRPWNDVTPADMLDHTRHYTYDTAA; translated from the coding sequence ATGACCGTACGCAAGAACCAGGCGCACCTCACCCCCACCGAGAAGCGCAACTTCGTCGACGCACTGCTCGAACTCAAGCGCAGCGGGCGCTACGACACGTTCGTCACCACACACAACGCGTTCATCATGAGCGACACCGACAACGGTGACCGTGTGGGCCACCGTTCGCCGTCCTTCCTCCCCTGGCACCGCAGGTTCCTCATACAGTTCGAGCAGGCTCTCCAGGCGGTGAACCCGGAGGTGGCGCTGCCCTACTGGGACTGGACGGTGGACCGCTCCCCCACCTCCTCCCTGTGGGCGGCCGATTTCCTGGGCGGTACCGGCCGAAGCAGGGACGGGCAGGTGAGCGACGGTGCATTCGCGGTCACCGCCGGCAAATGGCCCGTGTCCGTACGGGTCGACGGACGTGGTTTCCTCCGCCGCGCCCTGGGATCCGGCGGACAGCAGCTGCCCACGCGTGCGGAGGTCGACGCCGTACTCGCGATGCCCACGTACGACACCGCGCCCTGGAACAGCGCGTCCGACGGATTCCGCAACCACCTGGAGGGCTGGCGCGGCGTCAACCTGCACAACCGCGTACATGTGTGGGTGGGCGGACAGATGGGCACGGGCGTGTCCCCCAACGACCCGGTCTTCTGGATGCACCATGCGTTCATAGACCGCCTCTGGGCCCAGTGGCAGGCACGGCACCCGGGATCGACGTACCTGCCTGCCGTCCAAACACGCAACGTGGTGAGCCTCAATGACGTCATGCGGCCCTGGAACGACGTGACACCCGCCGACATGCTGGATCACACCAGGCACTACACCTACGACACCGCGGCGTAA
- a CDS encoding PP2C family protein-serine/threonine phosphatase, whose product MILTVLIAGLAFSTPREIAFSRLLPAAPALAAAMWPVVPTILLGAFCLLVMIGLSFAYTDLGTPYTAAAIITVTLAAAYASHVRLQREEALFHVRLVADAAQKVLLRPLPGRMAGVEIESLYLAAQEQARIGGDFYEAVDTPYGVRLLIGDVRGKGLSAVGAASAVISSFREAAYDEPDLRGIIRRLEISITRYSAAFPSPDLPERFATAVLAEIPHSGGQVRLLNCGHPPPLLVHGGETRVLDPTTVSPPLNLATLLGSQYCVDTVAFTPGDQLLLYTDGVTETRDRTGEFFPLPDWMPRQGPTPPRELLDRLHRDLLQYSGGALGDDIAALAVRCSHARAWEHLA is encoded by the coding sequence GTGATCCTTACCGTCCTCATCGCCGGCCTGGCGTTCTCCACCCCCAGGGAGATCGCCTTCAGCCGCCTCCTGCCCGCTGCACCCGCCCTCGCCGCCGCGATGTGGCCCGTGGTCCCCACGATCCTGCTGGGCGCGTTCTGCCTGCTGGTCATGATTGGCCTCAGCTTCGCCTACACCGACCTGGGGACGCCGTACACGGCGGCTGCGATCATCACCGTCACCTTGGCGGCCGCATACGCGAGCCACGTCCGGCTCCAGCGGGAGGAGGCACTCTTCCACGTCCGGCTCGTCGCCGACGCCGCCCAGAAGGTTCTGCTGCGCCCCCTGCCGGGCCGCATGGCGGGCGTCGAGATCGAGTCGCTGTATCTGGCGGCCCAAGAGCAGGCCCGGATCGGCGGCGACTTCTACGAGGCGGTCGACACACCGTACGGAGTCCGGCTGCTCATCGGCGACGTACGCGGCAAGGGCCTGTCCGCGGTGGGGGCGGCCTCGGCGGTGATCAGCTCCTTCAGGGAGGCGGCGTACGACGAACCGGACCTGAGGGGCATCATTCGGCGACTGGAGATCAGCATCACCCGATACAGCGCGGCCTTCCCCTCCCCGGACCTGCCCGAGCGCTTCGCCACTGCTGTACTCGCCGAAATTCCTCACAGCGGCGGCCAGGTGAGGCTCCTCAACTGCGGCCACCCCCCACCGCTGCTCGTGCACGGTGGGGAGACCCGCGTCCTGGACCCCACCACAGTCTCGCCGCCCCTCAACCTCGCGACACTCCTCGGAAGCCAATACTGCGTGGACACCGTCGCCTTCACCCCGGGCGACCAGTTGCTGCTCTACACGGACGGTGTCACAGAGACCCGGGACCGCACCGGTGAGTTCTTCCCGCTGCCGGACTGGATGCCGAGGCAAGGCCCGACGCCGCCCCGCGAGTTGCTCGACCGGCTGCACCGGGACCTGCTCCAGTACAGCGGTGGAGCGCTCGGCGACGACATCGCGGCCCTCGCCGTGCGGTGCTCGCACGCCCGGGCATGGGAGCACCTCGCCTAG
- a CDS encoding MFS transporter, producing MLATSLAAPPSPLSARRRWTVLTVCALSMFLVGVDTTIVNVGLPEIGHGLGVDTRGLEWVVNAYTVVLASLLIVSGALADRFGRRRVFQCGLVVFGLASVACALAPSLGVLVAARAVQGIGASMLSPVALAIVVNAMPDPRERARAIGVWASVFGLSMAAGPVTGGALIAAFGWRSVFWINAPVVVVALVLVAVFVPESRAKRARRLDLPGQVLLTVLLCLFVGVLIEGPRIGWASPTALVVYALITAATAGFVRVELRRSQPLMDLGLFRRPPFATAVLGAMAVFVALNVSLLLNTLYLQHTRGWTPLATGAATLPMALGATLCAPLAGSLVGRLGPRRPLILAGAFTAAGGLCLVDLGQDTSVALILIAYLLIGVGFGFANAPLTNTAVSGLPPSQAGVAGAITSTARQVGAAVGIAVAGGLVAGAERAGLAAASRPGWLLVAACGLFLLVAARASQPTAARTL from the coding sequence GTGCTCGCGACATCCCTGGCCGCTCCACCCTCCCCGCTGAGCGCGCGCCGACGCTGGACGGTGCTGACCGTGTGCGCGCTCAGCATGTTCCTGGTGGGTGTGGACACCACCATCGTCAACGTCGGACTGCCTGAGATCGGGCACGGCCTCGGCGTGGACACTCGCGGTCTCGAGTGGGTGGTCAACGCCTACACCGTGGTCCTGGCCAGCCTCCTCATCGTCTCCGGCGCGCTCGCGGACCGCTTCGGACGCCGCCGCGTCTTCCAGTGCGGACTGGTCGTGTTCGGCCTGGCCTCCGTCGCATGCGCCCTCGCCCCGTCACTCGGCGTCCTCGTCGCCGCCCGGGCCGTCCAGGGGATCGGGGCCTCCATGCTGAGCCCCGTGGCCCTGGCGATCGTGGTGAACGCGATGCCCGACCCACGGGAACGGGCCCGTGCGATCGGTGTGTGGGCGTCGGTCTTCGGGCTCAGCATGGCGGCGGGCCCGGTCACCGGCGGCGCGCTCATCGCCGCGTTCGGCTGGCGCTCGGTGTTCTGGATCAACGCGCCTGTTGTCGTCGTCGCCCTCGTCCTGGTCGCCGTGTTCGTACCGGAGTCGCGCGCGAAGCGTGCCCGGAGACTCGACCTGCCGGGTCAGGTGCTTCTCACCGTACTTCTCTGTCTCTTTGTCGGCGTCCTCATCGAAGGACCCCGCATCGGCTGGGCATCACCCACAGCCCTCGTCGTCTACGCCCTGATCACGGCTGCGACGGCCGGGTTCGTCCGGGTCGAGCTGCGCCGCAGCCAACCCCTGATGGACCTCGGCCTCTTCCGCCGGCCGCCGTTCGCGACAGCGGTACTCGGCGCCATGGCGGTGTTCGTCGCGCTGAACGTGAGCCTGCTGCTCAATACCCTGTACCTCCAGCACACCCGTGGCTGGACACCGCTCGCGACGGGCGCCGCGACCCTCCCCATGGCACTCGGAGCCACCTTGTGCGCGCCCTTGGCGGGCAGCCTGGTGGGACGCCTCGGTCCGCGACGTCCGCTGATCCTCGCGGGCGCCTTCACCGCGGCTGGCGGTCTGTGCTTGGTCGACCTGGGCCAGGACACGAGCGTGGCGCTGATCCTCATCGCCTACCTGCTCATCGGCGTGGGGTTCGGCTTCGCCAACGCCCCTCTGACCAATACCGCGGTCAGCGGTTTGCCGCCGTCCCAAGCCGGTGTGGCCGGGGCGATCACCTCCACCGCGCGCCAGGTCGGTGCGGCGGTCGGAATCGCCGTCGCCGGGGGCCTGGTCGCGGGCGCCGAACGCGCCGGCCTCGCCGCCGCGTCGCGCCCGGGCTGGCTGCTCGTGGCGGCCTGCGGACTGTTCCTGCTCGTCGCGGCACGCGCCTCGCAGCCCACGGCCGCGCGCACCCTTTAG
- a CDS encoding helix-turn-helix domain-containing protein: MDDDLAELLDSIGPRLRALRRDRGLTLETLAKDTGISVSTLSRLESGRRRPTLDLLIPLARAHRVALDQLVTPPATGDPRIHLKPHSREPGNVLVPLTQYPGRVQVFKQVLAHREPRLVTHSGYEWLYVLAGELRLILGERDIILRPGEVAEFDTTEPHWFGPAHAEAVEILHLFGPHGDQAVVRTGPTAND; the protein is encoded by the coding sequence ATGGACGACGATCTCGCGGAACTCCTCGACAGCATCGGGCCACGGCTGCGCGCCCTGCGGCGCGACCGCGGCCTCACCCTCGAAACCCTCGCGAAGGACACCGGAATCTCCGTGAGCACGCTGTCGCGCCTGGAGTCCGGCCGGCGGCGTCCGACGCTCGACCTTCTCATCCCGCTCGCCCGGGCCCACCGCGTCGCACTGGACCAACTGGTGACCCCTCCGGCCACGGGTGACCCACGGATACATCTGAAGCCGCACAGCCGGGAGCCTGGAAACGTCCTTGTCCCACTGACGCAGTACCCGGGCCGGGTCCAGGTCTTCAAGCAAGTGCTCGCGCACCGGGAACCGAGACTGGTGACCCACTCCGGCTACGAATGGCTCTACGTACTGGCCGGCGAACTCCGCCTCATTCTCGGTGAGCGCGACATCATTCTCCGGCCGGGCGAGGTGGCCGAGTTCGACACCACTGAACCCCACTGGTTCGGGCCCGCCCACGCCGAAGCGGTGGAAATCCTGCACCTGTTCGGCCCCCACGGCGACCAGGCCGTCGTCCGCACCGGCCCGACGGCGAACGACTGA